In the Solibacillus sp. FSL K6-1523 genome, one interval contains:
- the pelF gene encoding GT4 family glycosyltransferase PelF produces the protein MRICLIAEGSYPYVTGGVSSWIHSLMHAMPEHEFIIYAIAAERKQQGQFKYALPTNVIEVHEFFLDDHIYEEAKWGKRYHLTDVQRNSLISLVNGSNNVDWAALFQLIRSNQFTNVGEFLSSKDYYELVEHLAKTKYTHVPFTELFWTVSSMILPLFMLLRGDVPKADIYHAVSTGYAGVVGALAKIIYDKPLILTEHGIYSREREEEIIKANWVKGYFKDLWINYFYTLSHSIYSLADEIITLFGRNKEIQVELGCEPERIRIIPNGIDIHDYNQVVRTVKDDTIRIGAIVRLVPIKDIKMMIQAFALVEQQLSNVELFIMGPAEENEEYYEECLQLVQLLNIRNIKFTGMVNIKEYLGDMDFLLLSSISEGQPLAILEGFACSKPFISTNVGSCRELIEGRLDDHFGPAGFIVPVMHYEEMANYMVKLCLDEPLRLEMGKNGFNRVACDYTRQAFITSYKEIYRTLGAVM, from the coding sequence ATGAGAATTTGTTTAATCGCAGAAGGCTCTTACCCCTACGTAACGGGTGGTGTATCTAGTTGGATTCATAGTTTAATGCATGCAATGCCAGAACATGAATTTATCATTTATGCTATTGCAGCTGAACGTAAGCAACAAGGGCAATTTAAATATGCACTGCCAACAAACGTAATTGAAGTACACGAATTTTTTTTAGACGATCATATATATGAAGAAGCTAAGTGGGGGAAACGTTATCATTTAACGGATGTTCAAAGAAATAGCTTAATTTCATTAGTAAATGGTTCGAATAATGTAGATTGGGCTGCGTTATTCCAACTGATTAGAAGTAATCAATTCACGAATGTGGGTGAATTTTTATCGAGCAAGGATTATTACGAGCTTGTGGAACATTTAGCGAAAACAAAATATACGCATGTTCCATTTACAGAATTATTTTGGACTGTAAGCTCTATGATTTTACCTTTATTCATGCTGTTGCGCGGTGATGTTCCAAAGGCAGACATATATCACGCGGTTTCTACGGGATATGCTGGGGTAGTGGGTGCTCTTGCGAAAATCATTTATGATAAGCCGCTTATTTTAACGGAACATGGGATCTATTCAAGAGAGCGAGAAGAAGAAATTATTAAAGCCAATTGGGTAAAGGGTTATTTCAAAGATTTATGGATTAATTATTTTTACACATTATCTCATTCTATTTATTCATTAGCAGACGAAATCATTACATTGTTTGGTCGTAATAAGGAAATTCAAGTGGAACTCGGTTGCGAACCAGAGCGCATACGAATTATACCGAATGGCATTGATATCCATGATTATAATCAAGTCGTACGAACGGTCAAAGACGATACAATAAGGATTGGTGCAATTGTCCGTCTTGTTCCGATTAAGGATATTAAAATGATGATTCAAGCATTTGCATTAGTGGAACAACAATTGTCAAATGTTGAATTGTTTATTATGGGACCAGCTGAAGAAAACGAGGAATATTATGAAGAATGCCTGCAGCTCGTGCAACTGTTAAATATTCGAAATATTAAATTTACAGGAATGGTCAATATTAAAGAGTATTTAGGCGATATGGACTTTCTGTTACTTTCAAGTATTAGTGAAGGACAACCATTAGCGATTTTAGAAGGCTTTGCATGTAGTAAGCCGTTTATTTCAACGAATGTAGGGAGCTGTCGAGAATTGATAGAAGGGCGTCTAGATGATCATTTTGGGCCTGCTGGATTTATCGTACCCGTTATGCATTATGAGGAGATGGCGAATTACATGGTGAAGCTCTGTTTA